One region of Salvelinus namaycush isolate Seneca chromosome 3, SaNama_1.0, whole genome shotgun sequence genomic DNA includes:
- the LOC120033025 gene encoding myc-associated zinc finger protein-like: MDSSWSNFLFQTPPSQTQSETALRSELLPDMTGSAQNPPTEHIAPPPSTVDTAALNEEPLPEKAVSKPGRPTHICATCNKQFKNNYNLRRHQSVHTGIKMKDRAAREREDGSKGGGGGRQTIPLSLLHLSLPSHPPPAESLPHPSPHGNQEGQPVAVSIAPATVTMAAPQVLQAAVVVAGTMVQNQNQGPQPYPNPSPNQVRKNHACEACGKAFRDVYHLNRHRLSHSDEKPYHCPICQQRFKRKDRMSYHVRSHQGGVEKPYICPHCAKGFSRPDHLNSHVRQVHSTERPFKCPTCTSAFATRDRLRAHLIRHEEKVPCHICGKLLSAAYITDHMRVHNQSQHHACHLCNRSFTTLTYLRVHAQKHHGQEWKESGGTRGMFGGAGAGGVLLCQLCGVQCKTPTQLQGHMGTHAVTQVQGAPSPSSSPAGTGTMAVAVSLSGSSTVGLLVTDCSSIATQPLS; encoded by the exons ATGGATTCTTCTTGGAGTAACTTTCTGTTTCAg ACTCCGCCCTCACAGACCCAGTCTGAGACAGCCCTCCGATCAGAGCTGCTTCCGGACATGACTGGCTCCGCCCAGAACCCCCCTACAGAGCACATAGCCCCGCCCCCATCCACAGTGGACACAGCCGCCCTGAATGAAGAGCCTTTACCTG AGAAGGCCGTCTCCAAGCCTGGCCGGCCGACACACATCTGCGCCACATGTAACAAGCAGTTTAAGAACAACTACAACCTCCGGCGCCATCAGTCGGTGCACACTGGCATCAAAATGAAGGACAGAgcagccagagagagggaggacgggagcaagggaggaggaggggggcggCAAacaatccctctctccctcctccacctctctctgccctctcatcctcctcccgcAGAatccctcccccatccctccccacATGGAAACCAGGAGGGCCAACCTGTTGCGGTGTCCATCGCCCCAGCGACCGTCACCATGGCTGCGCCCCAGGTGCTCcaagctgcagttgtggttgccGGGACAATGGTACAG AACCAGAACCAAGGGCCTCAACCCTAccccaaccctagccccaaccaggTGAGGAAGAACCATGCATGTGAGGCCTGTGGGAAGGCCTTCCGAGATGTGTACCACCTGAACCGCCACCGGCTTTCCCACTCGGACGAAAAGCCCTACCACTGCCCAATCTGCCAGCAGCGCTTCAAGAGGAAAGACCGCATGAGCTACCATGTACGCTCACACCAAGGAGGGGTGGAGAAACCTTACATCTGCCCCCACTGCGCCAAGGGATTCTCACG ACCCGACCACCTCAACAGTCACGTCAGACAGGTGCACTCCACTGAGAGACCCTTCAAGTGCCCG ACCTGCACGTCTGCCTTCGCCACTCGGGACCGTCTCCGTGCCCACCTGATTCGACATGAGGAGAAAGTGCCGTGTCACATCTGTGGCAAGCTCCTCTCTGCCGCCTACATCACCGATCATATGAGGGTCCACAACCAATCACAGCACCACGCCTGCCACCTGTGCAACCGCA GCTTCACCACCCTCACCTATCTGCGCGTCCACGCTCAGAAACACCACGGCCAGGAGTGGAAGGAGAGCGGCGGGACGCGGGGCATGTTCGGCGGGGCCGGTGCCGGCGGGGTGCTGCTGTGCCAACTGTGTGGGGTGCAGTGCAAGACACCCACCCAGCTCCAGGGCCACATGGGCACCCACGCCGTCACCCAGGTCCAGGGCGCCCCCAGCCCCAGCAGTAGCCCCGCGGGGACCGGTACCATGGCTGTAGCCGTGTCTCTGTCAGGCAGCTCAACCGTGGGCCTGCTGGTCACTGACTGCTCCAGCATCGCCACCCAGCCTCTCAGCTAG
- the LOC120033006 gene encoding serine/threonine-protein kinase NLK2-like has product MAFHGTGLQQTVCGNLFPGSELGHNKYFCVNTSTGSTSTGLSATPSLTGPTAPAGTPRHPTSLGGSTGGGAAVPQPHSSPASEVPSPAEMEPDRPIGYGAFGVVWSVTDPRDGRKVALKKMPNVFQNLVSCKRVFRELRMLCFFKHDNVLSALDILQPPQIDCFEEIYVITELMQSDLHKVIVSPQPLTTDHIKVFLYQILRGLKYLHSAGILHRDIKPGNLLVNSNCLLKICDFGLARVEEPDQSRHMTQEVVTQYYRAPEVLMGSRHYGSAIDVWSVGCIFAELLGRRILFQAQSPIQQLDLITDLLGTPPLSAMASACEGARAHILRGPHKPPSLSVLYMLSDGATHEAVHLLCRMLVFDPAKRISGSDALSHPYLDEGRLRYHTCMCQCCYSVPSGRVYTRDFEPPADRNFSHSYDNSLLSVWQGKELIHHFISEHQQGKRVPLCINPQSAAFKTFIRSTAWHSSKVSRKEER; this is encoded by the exons ATGGCATTCCATGGTACAGGCCTGCAGCAGACAGTATGTGGTAACCTGTTCCCCGGATCTGAGTTGGGGCATAACAAGTATTTTTGCGTCAACACCTCAACTGGATCCACTTCCACGGGCCTCAGTGCAACACCGAGTCTAACTGGACCCACTGCCCCGGCGGGGACGCCTCGACACCCGACGTCTCTTGGGGGAAGCACCGGTGGCGGGGCCGCTGTACCACAGCCTCATAGTAGTCCTGCCAGTGAAGTGCCAAGCCCTGCTGAGATGGAGCCTGATCGACCTATCGGTTATGGCGCATTTGGTGTGGTCTG GTCAGTGACAGACCCTCGTGACGGGCGTAAGGTAGCCCTGAAGAAGATGCCCAATGTCTTCCAGAACCTAGTCTCCTGTAAGAGGGTCTTCAGAGAGCTGAGGATGCTCTGCTTCTTCAAACACGACAAC GTGTTGTCAGCGCTGGACATTCTGCAGCCTCCGCAGATCGACTGCTTCGAGGAAAT CTACGTGATCACTGAGCTGATGCAGAGTGACCTCCACAAAGTCATCGTGTCTCCTCAGCCCCTCACCACCGACCACATCAAAGTGTTCCTCTACCAGATCCTCAGAG GGCTGAAGTACCTGCATTCTGCTGGCATCCTGCACAGGGACATCAAACCTGGGAACCTGTTAGTCAACAGCAACTGCCTGCTCaag atCTGTGACTTTGGGCTGGCCCGTGTGGAGGAGCCGGACCAGTCTCGTCACATGACCCAGGAGGTGGTGACTCAGTACTACCGGGCTCCTGAGGTGCTGATGGGCAGCCGCCATTATGGCTCTGCCATAGACGTCTGGTCGGTGGGCTGCATCTTCGCTGAACTACTGGGTCGACGCATCCTGTTCCAGGCCCAGAGCCCCATACAACAG TTGGATCTGATCACTGATCTGCTgggtacccctcctctctctgccatgGCATCTGCCTGTGAGGGGGCAAGAGCTCACATCCTGAGAGGACCTCACAAACCG CCGTCACTCTCTGTGCTATACATGCTGTCGGACGGGGCGACCCACGAGGCCGTGCACCTGTTGTGTCGTATGCTGGTGTTTGATCCG GCCAAACGGATCTCTGGCAGCGACGCCCTCTCCCACCCCTACCTGGACGAGGGCCGTCTGCGCTACCACACGTGCATGTGCCAGTGCTGCTACTCGGTGCCCAGCGGGCGTGTGTACACGCGGGACTTTGAACCGCCCGCCGACCGCAACTTCAGCCACAGCTACGATAACAGCCTGCTCTCTGTCTGGCAGGGCAAAG AGCTCATCCATCACTTCATATCAGAGCACCAGCAGGGGAAACGAGTGCCGCTGTGCATCAACCCCCAGAGTGCCGCCTTCAAGACCTTCATCAG GTCTACTGCGTGGCATTCCTCCAAAGTCtccaggaaggaggagagatga